The nucleotide window CGACGACGAAGGTCGGCACGCCCGTGACGCCGTACCTGCGCGAGAGCTCCCAGTCCGCGTCGACGGCAGCCTGGAAGGTCCGCTTCTCCAGCACCTCGCGCGCGCCCTCGACCGACAGGCCCACGCCCGCCACGATGTCCAGGAGCACCGCGGGCTGGGAGATGTCGCGCGCCTCCACGAAGTAGGCGCGGAACAGCGCGTCGTGGATGGCCTCGCCGCCCGGCTGCGTGTCCGCCCACTTGCCCAGCTCCTGGGCCAGGCGGCTGTTGTAGGTCATGGTGCGCTCGCCGTACTGCAGACCTTCCGCGTCCATGCGGGCCTTCATCTGTGCGTGCATGGCCTTTCGGTCCATGTTGCGCCCCGCGAACAGGTCGGCCAGCGAGCGGCCTTCCGCCGGGGTGTCCGGGTGCAGCGGGAAATGCACCCACTCGACCTTCACGTTGTGCTCGGCCTTGAGCTTCTCAATACGCACGGTACTGAGATAGCACCAGGGTCAGACGTAGTCGGAGAAGATCTGCATCGTCACTGGCTGGCTCATGACGCCTCCTGTGCTCACGATACCTTGACGAGCTTTTGTAAGCTTCGCAGGCCGGGCGGGATAGGCCCGCGACGCCCCCAGTTCGTGAACGACACCTCGCCCACGTAGATGTCGCCGCGCGAATCGACGGCGAGCCCATGCGGCGAAATGAATTGCCCCCGCTCGAGCCCCGCCGGACGAGTGCCCAGTCGCGCCAGCATCTCGCCCTTCGGGCTGTGGATGCTGATTCGTGGCCCGATGTTCGGCATGTCCTGGTTTACCGCCATGCCGCCGCCGATCTCGCCGACGTAGAAGCGCTGCGGACCACGCTCCATGAACAGGCCCGAGGGGCGGTGCATGTTGTTCCACTGCATCTCGTACTTGCCATGGCCGTCGAACACCTGGACGCGATGGTTCTCGCGGTCGGCCACGTAGACCCAGCCCTCGGCGTCGCAGCAGATGTTGTGCGGGATGTTGAACTGGCCCGGATCGGTGCCGGGCTCGCCCCACGAGAGGAGCGGCGTGCCGTTGGGCGCGAACTTGTGGACCCGCGCGTTGCCGTAGCCGTCGGAGACGTAGAGATCGCCCTGCGGCGACAGCGCCGTGTGGGTGCAGCGGTGAAACGGCTCGCCGCTCATGTAGGGCGTGGGCGCCCCGGGGATGCCGATGGTCAACAGCACCTTGCCGTCGAGCGTGCAGTGCCGGACGGTGTGGTCGCCGTCGTCGGTGAGCCAGAGGGTGTCGTCGGGCGCCACGTGAACGCCGTGGGCGCGGCGAAACACCCCTTCGCCCCAGGAGCGCAGGAAATTACCGTCGGGGTCGAACACGACCATCGGATGCTGGCCCCGATTGAAGGCATACACCCGGTCCTGCGCGTCGATCCCGACCGCGGCCACGTCGGCGTTGAACTCCCGCCCCGGCGGCAGCTTCGCCCAGTCGTCGACGACCTGGTACCGATAGGCGCCCGTGCCCAGGATGACCGGTTTCGCCACGTCAGCCTCCTTTGAGATAGTCCGCGAAATACTCTTCCGGCGAGACCCGGCGGCTCGTCAGACCCAACCGGAAGGCCTCCCCGGCGAACGCCTCGATCTGCGCTCGATTGCGCTCGAATCCGTACGGGTGGAAGTCCTCACCCATCACGGCCGCGGTGTCCTCGAGCTCAGCCTCCAGCCAGGGCGTGGCGTAGGGGAACCCCTTCTGGGCCGAGGTGAAGCAGTCGTTGGCGGCGCTGAAGGCTTCGGTGAGGCTCTTGGCGATCCACGGGTTCGCCTCCCAGGCCTCGCGTCGGATGACGATCAGATGCTGCGGAGGAAACGCGCCGGTCTTGCGAAAGTACTCTTGCTCGACGTGGCGGAAGTCCGGGAACAGGCGGGCGATGGGTCCGCTCTCGGGGTGATAGGCCTGCGGCCGCGGCGGACTGTAGATCGCCTCCAGTTCCCCGGCGACCAGCATGTCCGACAGTGACCTGCCCTTGGCGGGAGCGTTCACGCCGGGGGGCAACGTCTGGTCCATCGGGGCCGACCAGGGCGTGTCGATGTCGCCGATCCACCATTTGATGGCGGACGGGTCCAGACCGACGAAGCGCAGGAAGTGGCGGTACCAGATGGAGCCGCTCGCGCTGTAGCTGTACATGCCGATGCGCCGGCCGGCCAGATCCGCGGGCTGCCGGATCGGCCCCCCTCGACGGACGTACAGGTCTCGCGCCGTGAAGTTACGCAACGGAAACACGGGCAGACCGACATAGCGGTGATCGCCCTTGTCGATGCGGTACAGGTACTGCGCCATGGACCACTCGCCGCCCTGTACCCCTGGGTCCTGCACGGCGCGACGAAGCATCTCGGCGCGCGCGGGCCACGAGCCCCGGCTGCCCAAGATCATCGTCAGGGCGATTCCGTCCGGCTCCACTTCGCCGGTCGCGAGGGGCATGACGCGAGCATAGTCGGCACAGGTGATCGAGATCGGGATCGACATGCGCCTATCGTAGCCCAAGGAGGGGCCATGCGACACACCGGAAGCCCCATCGAAGACCGGAGGCTCGTCGGACCACGCGAGGAACAGATCGCCCGGATCCAGGCGGTCTACTATCATGCCTGGGAAACCCGACAGGAGGAAGACCATGTCACGTCTC belongs to Candidatus Methylomirabilota bacterium and includes:
- a CDS encoding DsbA family oxidoreductase, which encodes MSQPVTMQIFSDYVUPWCYLSTVRIEKLKAEHNVKVEWVHFPLHPDTPAEGRSLADLFAGRNMDRKAMHAQMKARMDAEGLQYGERTMTYNSRLAQELGKWADTQPGGEAIHDALFRAYFVEARDISQPAVLLDIVAGVGLSVEGAREVLEKRTFQAAVDADWELSRRYGVTGVPTFVVGRYGVVGAQPYEALEGLVQKAETQEPAEG
- a CDS encoding peptidyl-alpha-hydroxyglycine alpha-amidating lyase family protein yields the protein MAKPVILGTGAYRYQVVDDWAKLPPGREFNADVAAVGIDAQDRVYAFNRGQHPMVVFDPDGNFLRSWGEGVFRRAHGVHVAPDDTLWLTDDGDHTVRHCTLDGKVLLTIGIPGAPTPYMSGEPFHRCTHTALSPQGDLYVSDGYGNARVHKFAPNGTPLLSWGEPGTDPGQFNIPHNICCDAEGWVYVADRENHRVQVFDGHGKYEMQWNNMHRPSGLFMERGPQRFYVGEIGGGMAVNQDMPNIGPRISIHSPKGEMLARLGTRPAGLERGQFISPHGLAVDSRGDIYVGEVSFTNWGRRGPIPPGLRSLQKLVKVS